A region from the Pseudomonas cucumis genome encodes:
- a CDS encoding DNA-3-methyladenine glycosylase produces MTNLPVSASATRQPNGLPDAFFDRDAQTLARDLLGKIIRHRVGDLWLSARIIETEAYYCDEKGSHASLGYTEKRKALFLDGGHIYMYYARGGDSLNFSAQGPGNAVLIKSAYPWVDELSGPASLAQMLLNNPDAQGRPRPSQKLCAGQTLLCKALGLKVPVWDAKRFDHEVLLVEDVGPAPGHIIQTTRLGIPHGRDEHLMYRFVDAAYALYCTRNPLRRGQVEGRDYFFLT; encoded by the coding sequence ATGACCAACCTGCCTGTTTCTGCGTCCGCTACGCGCCAGCCCAACGGGCTGCCGGATGCATTTTTCGACCGCGATGCGCAAACGCTGGCCCGGGATTTACTGGGTAAAATCATCCGTCATCGGGTCGGCGACCTGTGGCTCAGTGCCCGGATCATCGAGACCGAAGCCTATTACTGCGATGAAAAAGGTAGCCACGCCTCCCTTGGCTACACAGAAAAGCGTAAGGCTTTGTTTCTGGATGGCGGCCACATCTATATGTATTACGCCCGCGGCGGTGACTCCCTGAATTTCAGTGCCCAAGGGCCGGGCAACGCGGTGCTGATCAAATCTGCCTATCCATGGGTCGATGAACTGAGCGGGCCGGCAAGCCTGGCGCAGATGCTGCTAAACAATCCCGACGCCCAGGGCCGCCCTCGCCCCTCGCAAAAGTTGTGCGCCGGGCAGACATTGTTGTGCAAGGCGCTGGGGCTGAAAGTGCCGGTCTGGGACGCCAAACGCTTCGACCATGAAGTGCTGCTGGTGGAAGATGTCGGGCCAGCGCCCGGCCACATCATCCAGACCACACGCTTGGGCATTCCCCACGGGCGCGACGAACATTTGATGTACCGCTTCGTTGATGCGGCTTACGCACTTTACTGCACGCGCAACCCACTGCGCCGGGGGCAAGTCGAAGGTCGCGATTATTTTTTTCTGACTTGA
- the nadD gene encoding nicotinate-nucleotide adenylyltransferase, giving the protein MGDFDPSAQVTASEPQPRRIGVLGGTFDPVHIGHLRGALEVAESLALDELRLTPSARPPHRGTPQVSAKDRLAMVKCAVAGVPPLVVDARELQRDKPSYTIDTLELMRAELAAPDQVFLLLGWDAFCGLPTWHRWEELLQHCHILVLQRPDADSEPPDALRNLLAARSVSDPLALKGPSGQIAFVWQTPLAVSATQIRQLLASGKSVRFLVPDAVLAYIDAHGLYRASN; this is encoded by the coding sequence TTGGGCGACTTCGACCCGTCAGCCCAAGTGACCGCCAGCGAGCCCCAGCCTCGACGTATTGGCGTACTGGGCGGGACCTTCGACCCGGTGCACATCGGCCATTTGCGCGGTGCGCTGGAAGTCGCCGAATCGCTGGCGCTCGATGAGTTACGTCTGACACCCAGCGCCAGGCCGCCTCATCGGGGTACGCCGCAAGTGTCGGCGAAGGACCGTCTGGCGATGGTCAAGTGCGCGGTGGCCGGTGTGCCACCGTTGGTGGTGGACGCCCGCGAATTGCAGCGGGACAAACCGTCCTACACCATCGACACCCTGGAACTGATGCGCGCCGAACTGGCCGCCCCGGACCAGGTTTTTCTACTTTTGGGCTGGGACGCATTTTGCGGCCTGCCCACTTGGCATCGCTGGGAAGAGTTGCTCCAGCATTGCCACATCCTGGTGCTGCAACGCCCGGATGCCGACAGCGAACCGCCGGATGCCTTGCGCAACCTGCTGGCAGCGCGCTCGGTGAGCGACCCGCTGGCCCTCAAAGGGCCGAGCGGACAGATTGCATTCGTCTGGCAGACGCCGCTCGCGGTATCCGCCACCCAGATCCGTCAACTGCTGGCCAGCGGTAAGTCGGTACGTTTCCTGGTGCCCGACGCGGTCCTGGCCTACATCGATGCGCACGGACTCTACCGTGCGTCGAACTGA
- the rsfS gene encoding ribosome silencing factor, with amino-acid sequence MTDKDVNKVKRKGTFKSAPLPVVANTGPELRGEELVKVAVAALEDVKAQDVLVIDVREKQSITDFMIIATGTSNRQIGAMLDKVREAVKAQGVKPLGEEGKGDSDWVLLDMDDVIVHMMTASARQFYDLERLWQGAEQSRAGSAAHHSPENTHEHFIKLNKDQQ; translated from the coding sequence ATGACTGACAAAGACGTAAACAAAGTAAAGCGCAAGGGCACGTTCAAGAGCGCTCCGCTGCCAGTAGTGGCCAATACCGGCCCGGAGCTGCGTGGCGAAGAGCTGGTCAAGGTTGCCGTAGCGGCCCTGGAAGACGTCAAGGCCCAGGATGTTCTGGTGATCGACGTTCGTGAAAAGCAGAGCATCACTGATTTCATGATCATCGCTACCGGTACTTCCAACCGCCAGATCGGCGCGATGCTGGATAAGGTCCGCGAGGCGGTCAAAGCTCAGGGCGTCAAACCGTTGGGCGAAGAAGGCAAGGGCGACAGCGACTGGGTGTTGCTGGATATGGACGATGTCATCGTGCACATGATGACTGCCAGCGCTCGCCAGTTCTATGACCTGGAGCGTTTGTGGCAGGGTGCCGAGCAGAGCCGTGCCGGCAGCGCCGCGCACCACAGCCCGGAAAACACCCATGAGCATTTCATCAAGCTCAACAAAGACCAGCAATAA
- the rlmH gene encoding 23S rRNA (pseudouridine(1915)-N(3))-methyltransferase RlmH: MRLRLIAVGSRMPKWVEEGWHEYAKRLPSELALELVEIPLNTRGKNADVARFIRQEGEAMLAKVGPNERIVTLEVHGKPWSTEQLAVELDRWRLDSRTVNFMVGGPEGLAPEVCARADQRWSLSPLTLPHPLVRILIGEQLYRAWTVLSGHPYHK, from the coding sequence GTGCGACTGCGACTGATCGCCGTCGGTTCACGCATGCCCAAATGGGTGGAAGAAGGCTGGCATGAATATGCCAAGCGTCTTCCGTCCGAGCTGGCGCTGGAACTGGTGGAAATTCCGCTCAACACCCGGGGCAAGAACGCCGATGTGGCGCGCTTTATCCGTCAGGAAGGCGAAGCCATGCTGGCCAAGGTCGGGCCGAACGAGCGCATTGTCACCCTCGAAGTCCACGGCAAGCCCTGGAGCACCGAGCAACTGGCGGTTGAACTCGATCGCTGGCGGCTGGACTCGCGCACGGTGAATTTCATGGTCGGCGGCCCCGAGGGGCTGGCGCCGGAAGTCTGTGCCCGGGCGGATCAACGCTGGTCGTTGTCGCCGTTGACGCTGCCGCACCCATTGGTGCGGATTCTGATCGGCGAACAGCTGTATCGTGCCTGGACAGTCCTGTCCGGCCACCCTTACCACAAGTAG
- a CDS encoding bifunctional DedA family/phosphatase PAP2 family protein produces MGPWLDSVTGWLTVNPQWLAAAVFIVACVECLAIAGLIVPGTVLLFAVAVLAGSGALSLGETLLLGFLGGVLGDIVSYFLGRHFHQNIRRLPGLRHHPEWMAGAEAYFQRYGIASLLVGRFIGPLRPMLPMVAGMFDMPFPRFAVVSLLAAAGWSLAYLLPGWATGAAIRLPLPEGFWPEAGIVAGSIAVMVGLSANSSLRRHRRATIWISSMSLLILIGLFIGYPHLTALDQGLMTLIQEHRSPALDEVAVVFTLIGEFRNMFMISALLTVLLLLTRQWRHAIFAGGTLLFTALGNTATKHFFARVRPEVLSDPLTSYSMPSGHASGSFALFLTLAVLAGRGQPPRMRLTWLLVGCLPALTISLSRVYLGAHWPTDVLAGAMLAACVCAVSLWLTQRQTSLNAMPPKIWWLVLPSLVALFGFFVLRHMPHAMLRYAY; encoded by the coding sequence ATGGGCCCATGGCTCGATAGCGTGACCGGTTGGCTGACGGTCAATCCTCAGTGGCTGGCCGCGGCAGTGTTCATAGTGGCTTGTGTGGAATGCCTGGCAATTGCCGGGCTGATCGTGCCCGGCACAGTGTTGCTGTTTGCGGTGGCGGTGCTGGCCGGCAGCGGCGCGTTGTCATTGGGTGAAACGCTGTTACTGGGTTTCCTCGGCGGGGTGCTGGGCGACATCGTTTCGTACTTTTTAGGGCGGCATTTCCACCAGAACATCCGTCGCCTGCCGGGGTTGCGCCATCATCCGGAATGGATGGCCGGAGCCGAGGCTTATTTCCAGCGTTACGGCATCGCCAGCCTGTTGGTCGGACGTTTTATCGGCCCGCTGCGGCCAATGTTGCCGATGGTCGCCGGGATGTTCGACATGCCGTTCCCGCGCTTCGCCGTCGTCAGCCTGTTGGCTGCCGCGGGCTGGAGCCTCGCCTATCTCCTGCCGGGCTGGGCCACCGGGGCGGCGATTCGCTTGCCATTGCCGGAAGGTTTCTGGCCTGAAGCAGGGATTGTCGCCGGCAGCATTGCGGTGATGGTCGGTCTGAGCGCAAACAGCAGCCTGCGCCGCCATCGCCGGGCGACCATCTGGATCAGCAGCATGAGCCTGTTGATCCTGATCGGGCTGTTCATCGGCTACCCGCACCTGACCGCCCTCGACCAAGGATTGATGACCCTGATACAGGAACACCGCAGCCCGGCGCTCGATGAAGTGGCCGTGGTGTTCACGCTGATCGGTGAATTCCGCAACATGTTCATGATCAGCGCGCTGCTGACAGTCTTGCTGCTGCTGACACGACAATGGCGGCATGCGATCTTCGCCGGCGGCACTTTGCTTTTCACCGCTTTGGGCAACACCGCAACCAAGCACTTTTTCGCCCGTGTGCGCCCGGAGGTGCTGAGCGATCCACTGACCAGCTACAGCATGCCCAGCGGCCATGCCTCGGGCTCTTTCGCGCTGTTCCTGACGCTCGCGGTGCTGGCGGGGCGCGGACAACCGCCGCGGATGCGCCTGACCTGGTTATTGGTGGGCTGCTTGCCGGCGCTGACGATTTCCTTGTCACGGGTGTACCTGGGCGCGCACTGGCCGACTGATGTACTGGCCGGCGCGATGCTGGCGGCGTGCGTGTGCGCGGTGAGCCTTTGGCTGACTCAACGCCAGACTTCGCTCAACGCCATGCCGCCGAAAATCTGGTGGCTGGTATTACCGTCGTTGGTGGCGTTGTTCGGTTTCTTTGTGTTGAGGCACATGCCGCATGCGATGTTGCGGTATGCGTACTGA
- a CDS encoding LON peptidase substrate-binding domain-containing protein, with amino-acid sequence MSLPLFPLNTVLFPDCILDLQIFEARYLDMIGRCMKQGGGFGVVCILDGEEVGIAPEGYARVGCEALITDFHQQDNGLLGIRVKGGRRFHVVRTEVQRDQLIVAEVEWLKDEPEQPLQDEDADLVALLKALAEHPMVEALSMGTEAAGQQSLANQLAYLLPFSEKDKIDLLQLDDPQQRLDAIQALLDELQGELFA; translated from the coding sequence ATGAGTTTGCCGCTTTTTCCGCTGAACACAGTGCTGTTTCCGGACTGCATCCTCGACTTGCAGATCTTCGAGGCGCGCTACCTGGACATGATCGGTCGCTGCATGAAACAGGGCGGCGGCTTCGGCGTGGTGTGCATCCTCGACGGCGAAGAAGTCGGCATCGCTCCCGAAGGCTACGCACGGGTGGGGTGCGAAGCACTGATCACCGATTTTCACCAGCAGGACAACGGCCTGTTGGGCATTCGGGTGAAGGGTGGGCGGCGTTTCCACGTTGTGCGCACCGAGGTGCAGCGCGACCAGTTGATCGTCGCCGAAGTCGAGTGGCTCAAAGATGAACCCGAACAACCGCTGCAGGATGAAGACGCCGACCTGGTCGCGCTGCTCAAGGCCTTGGCGGAACATCCGATGGTCGAAGCGTTGAGCATGGGCACTGAAGCTGCGGGACAACAGTCGCTGGCCAATCAGTTGGCGTACCTGTTGCCGTTCTCCGAGAAGGACAAGATCGACCTGTTGCAACTCGATGATCCGCAGCAACGGCTGGATGCGATTCAGGCGTTGCTGGATGAGTTGCAGGGTGAGTTGTTTGCCTGA
- a CDS encoding LrgB family protein: MMFDWHGAWASVIHHPLFGIGITLGAYQLVLAAFEKTRWVFLQPVLVSMLLVIAVLVGCGLSYAEYRKSTEILSILLGPATVALAVPLYLNLRRIRQLFWPIFTTLVIGGVVATGMGVLLGWWFGAEHMILMTMAPKSVTSPIAMLVAEQIGGVAALAAVFVLITGVIGAIFGPSLLTRLGVHSPEARGMALGMTAHAVGTSVALQESEECGAFAALAMSLMGVATAVFLPLAVSMVV; this comes from the coding sequence ATGATGTTCGATTGGCACGGCGCCTGGGCGTCGGTGATTCATCATCCATTGTTCGGTATCGGCATTACGCTGGGGGCGTATCAGTTGGTGCTGGCAGCGTTTGAGAAAACCCGCTGGGTTTTTCTGCAACCGGTACTGGTTTCCATGTTGCTGGTCATCGCTGTACTGGTCGGTTGCGGCCTGAGTTACGCCGAATACCGTAAGAGCACCGAGATCCTCAGTATCTTGCTCGGGCCGGCCACTGTTGCGCTGGCGGTACCGCTGTACCTCAACCTGCGGCGGATCCGGCAGTTGTTCTGGCCGATATTTACTACGCTGGTGATAGGTGGTGTGGTCGCCACGGGCATGGGAGTACTGCTGGGCTGGTGGTTCGGCGCCGAACACATGATCCTGATGACCATGGCACCCAAGTCGGTCACCTCGCCGATTGCCATGCTGGTGGCGGAGCAAATCGGTGGCGTCGCGGCGCTGGCGGCGGTGTTCGTATTGATTACCGGGGTGATCGGGGCGATCTTCGGGCCGAGTCTTTTGACCCGTCTCGGTGTCCACAGCCCGGAGGCCCGTGGGATGGCCCTGGGCATGACCGCCCATGCGGTCGGCACCTCGGTGGCCTTGCAGGAAAGTGAAGAGTGCGGCGCCTTCGCGGCGCTGGCGATGAGTCTGATGGGCGTAGCCACGGCGGTGTTCCTGCCGTTGGCGGTGTCGATGGTGGTGTAA
- the mrdA gene encoding penicillin-binding protein 2, which translates to MPQPIRIKDHEKDARLVRGRVVFGAIAVVALIGVLIARLYFLQVIQYEYHSTLSENNRVHVQPIPPTRGLIFDRNGVVVADNRPSFSLSMTRERSGNWQQVLDVIVEVLELTPEDRVIFEKRMRQGRRPFEPVPILFELTEEQIARIAVNQFRLPGVEVVAQLVRHYPQGAHFAHSVGYMGRINEKELKSLDPVNYSGTHHIGKTGIERFYEAELHGQVGYEEVETNARGRVLRVLKRTDPIPGKDIVLSLDIKLQEAAEAALGGRRGAVVALDPSTGEVLAMVSQPSFDPNLFVTGISFKAYAELRDSIDRPLFNRVLRGLYPPGSTIKPAVAIAGLDAGVVTASSRVYDPGYYQLPNYDHKYRNWNRTGDGYVDLDTAIMRSNDTYFYDLAHKLGIDRLSAYMSKFGIGQKVSLDMFEESPGLMPTREWKRATRRQAWYPGETLILGIGQGYMQSTPLQLAQATALVANKGVWNRPHLAKTLEGAKPVDENPMPDIILRDPSDWTKVNHGMQQVMHGARGTARKASIGAQYRIAGKSGTAQVVAIKQGEKYDRSKVQERHRDHALFVGFAPAENPKIVVSVMVENGESGSGVAAPVVRQVMDAWLLDQDGRLKAEYASPISAEATAREE; encoded by the coding sequence ATGCCCCAGCCGATCCGCATCAAGGACCACGAAAAAGACGCCCGTCTGGTGCGTGGCCGCGTCGTGTTCGGGGCCATTGCAGTGGTGGCGCTGATTGGCGTGCTGATCGCGCGGCTGTATTTCCTTCAGGTGATCCAGTACGAGTACCACTCGACCCTGTCGGAAAACAACCGCGTCCATGTGCAGCCGATTCCGCCGACTCGCGGGTTGATCTTCGACCGCAATGGCGTGGTGGTGGCCGACAACCGGCCGAGCTTCAGCCTGAGCATGACCCGCGAGCGCTCCGGCAACTGGCAGCAAGTGCTCGACGTGATCGTCGAGGTGCTCGAGTTGACGCCCGAAGACCGGGTGATTTTCGAGAAGCGCATGCGTCAGGGGCGCCGGCCGTTCGAACCGGTGCCAATCCTGTTCGAGCTGACCGAAGAGCAGATCGCCCGCATCGCGGTGAACCAGTTCCGCCTGCCCGGTGTGGAAGTGGTTGCGCAACTGGTGCGCCATTACCCGCAGGGCGCGCACTTTGCGCACTCGGTGGGTTACATGGGGCGGATCAACGAGAAAGAGCTGAAGTCGCTCGATCCGGTCAACTACAGCGGCACCCACCACATCGGCAAGACCGGCATCGAGCGCTTCTATGAGGCCGAGTTGCACGGCCAGGTGGGTTACGAGGAAGTCGAAACCAACGCACGAGGCCGCGTATTACGCGTACTCAAGCGTACCGATCCGATTCCCGGCAAGGACATTGTCCTGAGCCTGGACATCAAATTGCAGGAAGCCGCCGAAGCCGCGCTTGGTGGTCGCCGTGGCGCGGTCGTGGCGCTGGACCCGAGCACTGGCGAAGTGCTGGCGATGGTCAGCCAGCCGAGTTTCGACCCGAACCTGTTCGTCACCGGCATCAGCTTCAAGGCCTATGCCGAGCTGCGCGATTCCATCGACCGGCCGCTGTTCAACCGCGTGTTGCGCGGTCTGTACCCACCGGGTTCGACGATTAAACCGGCGGTAGCGATTGCCGGCCTGGATGCGGGTGTGGTCACGGCGTCGTCCCGGGTCTACGACCCCGGTTACTACCAACTGCCCAATTACGATCACAAATACCGTAACTGGAACCGTACCGGCGACGGTTACGTGGATCTGGATACGGCAATCATGCGGTCCAACGACACCTACTTCTATGATTTGGCCCATAAGCTGGGGATTGATCGGCTGTCGGCCTACATGAGCAAATTCGGCATTGGCCAGAAGGTCTCCCTCGACATGTTCGAAGAGTCGCCGGGATTGATGCCAACCCGGGAATGGAAGCGCGCGACCCGTCGTCAGGCCTGGTACCCGGGTGAGACGCTGATTCTCGGGATCGGTCAGGGCTACATGCAGTCCACTCCGTTGCAGTTGGCCCAGGCCACGGCGCTGGTGGCCAACAAAGGTGTCTGGAATCGTCCGCATTTGGCCAAGACCCTCGAAGGGGCGAAGCCGGTGGACGAAAATCCGATGCCGGACATCATCCTGCGCGACCCGTCGGACTGGACCAAGGTCAACCACGGCATGCAGCAGGTGATGCACGGTGCCCGCGGTACCGCGCGCAAGGCATCCATCGGTGCTCAATACCGGATTGCCGGCAAGAGTGGTACGGCTCAGGTGGTCGCGATCAAGCAGGGCGAGAAGTACGACCGCTCCAAGGTTCAGGAACGCCACCGCGACCACGCTTTGTTCGTTGGCTTCGCCCCGGCCGAAAACCCGAAAATCGTAGTGTCGGTGATGGTCGAGAACGGCGAGTCCGGCTCCGGCGTCGCCGCGCCTGTGGTGCGTCAAGTCATGGACGCCTGGCTCCTGGACCAGGACGGCCGACTGAAAGCCGAATACGCCAGCCCTATCAGTGCGGAGGCTACGGCCCGTGAAGAGTAA
- a CDS encoding glutamate-5-semialdehyde dehydrogenase, which yields MTESVLDYMTRLGRAAREASRVIGRASTAQKNRALQAAANALDAARAELTAANELDLAAGRANGLEPALLERLALTPERIDGMIVGLRQVAALPDPVGAIRDMSYRPSGIQVGKMRVPLGVIGIIYESRPNVTIDAASLCLKSGNATILRGGSEAIHSNRAIAACIQRGLAEAELPAAVVQVVETTDRAAVGALITMPEYVDVIVPRGGRGLIERVSRDARVPVIKHLDGICHVYVSAHADLPKAQRIAFNAKTYRYGICGAMETLLVDQSVAKAFLPSMAAQFREKGVELRGCERTRVIIEAVAATEEDWHTEYLAPILSIRVVDGLDQAIEHINKYGSHHTDSIVSENLADTRRFVAEVDSSSVMINTPTCFADGFEYGLGAEIGISTDKLHARGPVGLEGLTCEKYIVVGDGQLRGQESV from the coding sequence ATGACTGAGTCCGTTCTTGACTACATGACCCGTTTGGGTCGCGCCGCCCGCGAAGCTTCCCGCGTGATCGGCCGTGCCAGCACCGCGCAGAAAAACCGCGCCTTGCAGGCGGCTGCCAATGCGCTGGACGCTGCACGCGCCGAGCTGACCGCAGCCAATGAACTGGATTTGGCCGCCGGCCGCGCCAATGGTCTGGAGCCTGCTCTGCTGGAACGTCTGGCACTGACCCCGGAGCGCATCGACGGCATGATCGTCGGTTTGCGTCAGGTCGCGGCACTGCCGGACCCGGTGGGTGCGATCCGCGACATGAGTTATCGCCCGTCGGGTATCCAGGTCGGCAAGATGCGCGTGCCATTGGGCGTGATCGGGATCATCTACGAATCACGGCCGAACGTGACCATCGATGCCGCCAGCCTGTGCCTGAAGTCTGGCAATGCGACCATCCTGCGTGGCGGCTCCGAGGCGATTCATTCCAACCGTGCCATTGCCGCCTGCATCCAGCGCGGTCTGGCCGAGGCCGAACTGCCCGCTGCCGTGGTGCAAGTGGTCGAAACCACCGATCGTGCCGCCGTTGGCGCGCTGATCACCATGCCGGAATACGTTGATGTCATCGTGCCCCGTGGTGGCCGTGGCCTGATCGAACGGGTCAGTCGCGATGCCCGCGTGCCCGTGATCAAGCACCTGGACGGCATCTGTCACGTCTACGTCAGTGCCCACGCCGATCTGCCGAAAGCCCAGCGCATCGCGTTCAACGCCAAGACTTACCGTTATGGCATCTGCGGTGCCATGGAAACCTTGCTGGTCGATCAATCGGTTGCCAAGGCGTTTCTGCCGTCGATGGCTGCCCAGTTCCGCGAAAAAGGCGTCGAACTGCGCGGTTGCGAGCGTACCCGGGTGATCATCGAGGCCGTTGCTGCCACCGAAGAAGATTGGCACACCGAATACCTGGCGCCGATCCTCTCGATCCGCGTGGTCGACGGTCTGGATCAGGCCATTGAGCACATTAATAAGTACGGCTCCCATCACACCGATTCGATCGTCAGCGAAAATCTGGCCGACACCCGGCGTTTCGTGGCTGAAGTCGATTCGTCTTCGGTCATGATCAACACCCCGACGTGCTTCGCCGATGGCTTCGAATACGGATTGGGTGCCGAGATTGGCATTTCTACTGATAAGCTGCACGCCCGCGGCCCGGTGGGCCTCGAAGGGCTGACCTGCGAGAAGTACATCGTGGTCGGTGACGGTCAGTTGCGCGGCCAGGAGTCGGTCTGA